The Podospora pseudopauciseta strain CBS 411.78 chromosome 2 map unlocalized CBS411.78m_2, whole genome shotgun sequence genome has a window encoding:
- the SEC16 gene encoding vesicle coat component (COG:U; EggNog:ENOG503NVMY) — protein MSSDAPTASWHPAMMPNYLAAEPPPSLPTEATSSLTPSPPPQNQPEAARETRQLSHVHETSEDHDTGAWFPDYGTSNADWMKKTTDDAPAPAPAPAPVEDSVEPAPEKPASEEKAEETAAETTNASKHLSTMSFTRTVSSEMNWNDDDDPEWSITSPAAQHDPSKFLPETGRTNSFPNTSHLEQQPAPELEQALPATEAEDLIREIEQEEAAENAADAGFDNQFGEQNDHQYIGGNITGTAEDAQEARFDEGLALIPSAEPAAPQPAKNDGAGDDLFGGDGESEEDDFFSNVKGDETEHQDAFEPQPLERKSTMDVLNSLNVGSAHNGFEPLKETVEEEEAEDEVPQPQETQELKVEETPAASQDEPKPESQEDLDAKWKEMFGDEEEEEFLLESDTEPKEEVDAAAFLGSDDESLLDDETGTEAPAAPGYQPAPTAPVATSQYLPQPSHAAAPVVSPYVPTGTSRTPTQANPYFPPAPTIPPAAVPPYAVPASAPPAQNFGYGAPPLPVQEKPKAQSFVDKGKGGYQSPYDLPMEVVKPKKRASALPLQRNSSAPLAPGPAVPPPPRSASLYQSQPMASPLPSSGLAGPSLARPGSSGSSQGQAPAAAKKTPQEAFFEDLPITTKPRPASRNKGLPSPSQTSPYGPPAQSVPPHAVPPPVNHQMAPPPGPFSPPGSQSEFPSLVAPPKVNPYAALPSSAGLAPAPAPAASTRYSPAPPGAPQPNGHVPPQALSRFSPAPPSRQASGTYPPHSAASAPPILPHQPRTSSPLAHFEITNERSRPHQPTHLAENTLAERRSVSSMHDSRLQRVSSLPPTREVEEEDGPSAAQQSPPGRAMPPLPMSPPESKYAPSAFQARQTPPPSSHSGQAILSPPKRAMSTHSPLVMSPEFAPPPRSQTQSPGALYGNRVTKQAEPLPRPSSVQDLTSPHLTGYAPQVPAPAAPASTSSRPRGFSLNMNVIPPTDGREHDPLQRWRGAPLLSWGVGGSMVTMFPKEVPRYGMNQSVPSVVRSPGEVKVKNAKDIAPLEERLTKFPGPLKGKSKKKEAISWLSAGIETLERGLPNTFGMQSHLAHDDKRAFERVLLWKILRVFIEHDGILEGNPAVEKAVRDLLSPSPATEAAVPYLNGGASLGLSDSPATSMRTDSVDSATVESIRRHLLSGESEKAIWAAADQRLWGHALLLANALAPNLYKQVAHEFVKKEVNFPGHNNESLAALYEVLSGNHDETVDELVPVHARAGLQLVAKDPSLGPSKDAMEGLDKWRETLSLILSNRSVGDAKAINSLGTLLSGYGRAEAAHICFMFARHNTIFGGFDDPNSHFVLVGSDHKRQAEQFAKEIEPLLLSEVYEYGQSLAGNSNVVISNPHLAAYKLQHAYALAEYGFRDKALQYCEVIAASITAQTKRSPYHHHILENAVEDLMKRLKSAPKEESNSWIPKPSMNKVSDSMWNRFNKFVAGDDNDESGQGAAGDAAESGPFGRIAGGTPTISRPPSANNLETFGAAIPSYGMPVASVSNGPVVSSAPPTRAASRYAPGGPAQPAAGAGNPYAPRTSMERSSGEYNRSSVELPRRSLDMQSGYSPVRTSSPAQQYTPYGGGYNPAGESPRSPPVQQQPAQFAAATPGYQPYGYPGAPINGGNAASDLPTPTSEKQGFETKTEAAGTSGHQAPSYGYEPPSFTPYEALKEEEKPASEETTGDGGYEPPSYQPYSYEPPSYQPDLPSNEDEKSGDEKPKPKKKSFMDDDDDDYPPMKPSSSTPAEKSKEEKDRENAEMFRKAAEEDAKRAEAAKAQKKGWGFGSWFGGRKSDAMPQQQEAAGTPNKPIRAKLGEANSFYYDPELKRWVNKNSSGEDTVKKATPPPPKAGPPGGGARSATASPSFPPPGAADPGRASAPPPRVASVGNLTPPGSGSEIGLSAPPAGPVGMLRSASSTSTASAPPGGGARPPMGGAGPAKSLSNSSSIDDLLGAAGPRRPGQGKKPRKSARYVDVMTKD, from the exons ATGTCGTCCGATGCGCCGACGGCATCATGGCATCCCGCCATGATGCCCAATTATCTGGCTGCCGAACCACCTCCAAGTCTCCCAACAGAAGCTACTTCAAGTCTAACACCGAGTCCGCCGCCGCAAAATCAACCCGAAGCCGCCAGAGAGACTCGGCAACTGAGCCATGTTCATGAAACTTCAGAAGACCACGACACGGGTGCTTGGTTTCCGGACTATGGGACTTCAAATGCCGATTGGATGAAGAAGACTACGGACGATGCgccagcaccggcaccggcacccGCGCCAGTCGAGGATTCAGTTGAACCTGCTCCTGAGAAGCCTGCTTctgaggagaaggctgaAGAAACAGCGGCCGAAACTACCAATGCCTCCAAGCACCTCAGCACCATGTCCTTTACCCGAACCGTATCCTCGGAGATGAACTGgaacgacgacgatgacccCGAGTGGAGTATCACCTCACCTGCGGCCCAGCACGACCCTTCCAAGTTCCTTCCAGAGACAGGAAGGACAAATTCGTTCCCCAATACCTCGCATttggagcagcagccagcccCAGAATTGGAGCAGGCTCTCCCTGCCACTGAGGCCGAAGACTTGATTAGAGAAATCGAACAAGAAGAGGCCGCTGAAAATGCGGCCGACGCAGGCTTTGACAACCAATTTGGCGAACAGAATGACCATCAGTATATTGGCGGTAACATCACAGGGACTGCCGAGGATGCTCAGGAGGCCAGGTTCGATGAGGGACTTGCCTTGATTCCTTCAGCTGAGCCAGCTGCGCCGCAGCCTGCGAAGAATGACGGCGCCGGAGACGATTTGTtcggaggggatggggaaagCGAGGAGGACGACTTTTTCAGCAATGTCAAAGGGGACGAGACCGAACACCAGGATGCATTCGAGCCACAACCTCTGGAACGCAAGTCTACAATGGATGTCTTGAACTCGTTGAATGTTGGCTCAGCACATAACGGTTTCGAACCATTGAAGGAGACAgtcgaggaagaagaggctgaggatgaggtgCCACAACCACAAGAAACCCAGGAActcaaggtggaggagaccCCGGCTGCTTCACAGGACGAGCCGAAGCCTGAAAGCCAAGAGGATCTTGATGCCAAGTGGAAGGAGAtgtttggtgatgaggaagaggaagaattCCTCCTCGAGTCCGATACTGAGCCAaaagaggaggtggacgcAGCTGCATTCCTGGGCAGCGATGACGAGAGTCTGCTCGATGACGAGACAGGCACTGAAGCACCAGCAGCCCCAGGATATCAGCCAGCACCTACTGCGCCGGTTGCTACCAGCCAGTATCTTCCCCAGCCGTCACATGCAGCTGCTCCTGTAGTCAGCCCATATGTGCCGACTGGAACATCTAGGACCCCAACCCAGGCGAATCCATATTTCCCACCAGCCCCAACTATTCCACCCGCTGCTGTACCTCCGTATGCGGTACCTGCCTCTGCTCCCCCAGCCCAAAACTTTGGATATGGCGCTCCTCCACTCCCTGTACAGGAGAAGCCCAAAGCACAAAGCTTTGTGGATAAAGGCAAGGGCGGGTATCAATCACCATATGATCTTCCAATGGAGGTTGTGAAACCCAAGAAGCGCGCCAGCGCCTTGCCTCTTCAGAGAAACAGCTCGGCCCCCCTTGCCCCCGGACCGGctgtcccaccaccaccaagaagcgcaagcttATACCAGAGTCAACCCATGGCCTCTCCTCTGCCATCGAGCGGTCTTGCTGGGCCCAGTCTGGCGCGCCCTGGCTCCAGCGGCTCGTCACAAGGTCAGGCTCCTGCAGCAGCAAAGAAGACTCCACAAGAGGCCTTCTTTGAGGATCTTCCCATCACAACGAAGCCTCGTCCTGCCTCCCGCAATAAGGGCTTaccatctccatctcaaaCAAGTCCATATGGGCCTCCGGCACAATCAGTGCCGCCCCACGCTGTTCCGCCTCCTGTGAATCATCAAATGGCACCACCTCCGGGACCTTTCAGCCCCCCCGGATCTCAGTCGGAGTTCCCTTCTCTAGTGGCACCCCCCAAGGTCAATCCTTATGCTGCTTTGCCTTCCAGTGCTGGCCTGGCTCCCGCACCTGCGCCTGCAGCCTCGACTCGCTACTCTCCAGCCCCCCCTGGTGCTCCACAGCCGAATGGCCATGTCCCTCCTCAGGCCTTGAGCCGCTTCTCCCCCGCTCCCCCCTCTCGACAAGCCAGTGGTACCTACCCACCACACAGCGCGGCTTCGGCGCCTCCTATATTGCCTCACCAGCCCCGTACTTCAAGCCCGTTGGCTCATTTCGAGATTACCAATGAGCGATCTAGACCACACCAGCCGACTCATCTCGCCGAGAACACTTTGGCAGAGAGACGTAGTGTCAGCTCCATGCACGATTCCAGGCTCCAAAGGGTATCATCTTTGCCCCCAACacgggaggtggaggaagaagacggtcCATCCGCAGCACAACAGTCCCCCCCTGGCCGTGCGATGCCGCCTCTTCCAATGTCTCCTCCAGAGTCGAAATATGCACCATCAGCATTTCAAGCAAGACAAACGccgcccccttcttctcactCTGGCCAAGCCATCTTGTCTCCTCCCAAGCGGGCAATGTCTACCCACAGTCCGTTGGTCATGTCTCCCGAATTTGCTCCGCCACCTAGGTCACAGACACAGTCACCAGGAGCACTCTATGGCAACAGGGTCACCAAACAGGCCGAGCCGCTTCCTCGACCATCATCGGTCCAGGATCTTACGTCTCCTCACCTCACCGGATATGCCCCTCAAGTGCCAGCCCCAGCTGCCCCTGCCTCGACTTCCTCGCGCCCAAGAGGGTTCTCGCTCAACATGAATGTCATTCCGCCTACGGATGGGCGGGAACATGATCCACTGCAGAGATGGAGGGGCGCTCCTCTTCTTTCGTGGGGCGTTGGCGGTTCAATGGTCACCATGTTTCCCAAGGAGGTGCCGCGCTATGGCATGAACCAGAGTGTCCCGTCAGTTGTGCGTAGTCCTGGAGAagtcaaggtcaagaacgCCAAGGACATTGCCCCGTTAGAGGAGCGCCTAACCAAGTTCCCCGGTCCCCTCAAGggcaagtccaagaagaaggaggctaTCTCCTGGCTGAGTGCGGGCATTGAAACTCTCGAGCGTGGTCTGCCCAACACTTTTGGGATGCAATCCCATCTGGCTCATGACGATAAGCGGGCGTTTGAGCGGGTTCTCTTGTGGAAGATTCTGCGAGTTTTCATCGAGCATGACGGTATTCTCGAAGGCAACCCTGCCGTTGAGAAGGCCGTAAGAGACTTGctgtccccctcccctgcGACAGAAGCCGCGGTTCCGTACCTGAACGGGGGCGCTTCTCTTGGGCTTAGCGATTCACCCGCAACCTCCATGCGGACCGATTCCGTCGACTCGGCCACTGTTGAGAGCATCCGCCGACATCTTCTCAGCGGCGAGAGTGAGAAGGCTATCTGGGCCGCGGCTGATCAGCGTCTGTGGGGTCacgctcttcttcttgccaaCGCCCTTGCTCCCAACCTGTATAAGCAGGTTGCGCATGAGtttgtgaagaaggaggtcaaCTTCCCTGGCCATAACAATGAGTCACTTGCCGCCTTGTATGAAGTCCTCTCAGGAAACCACGATGAGACTGTTGACGAGCTGGTGCCCGTTCATGCTCGTGCTGGGCTTCAGCTCGTTGCCAAGGACCCATCACTTGGGCCTTCCAAGGATGCTATGGAGGGTCTTGACAAGTGGCGCGAAACTCTCAGCCTCATCCTGAGCAACAGGAGCGTTGGCGATGCCAAGGCCATTAACTCACTCGGCACCTTGCTTTCTGGATATGGAAGGGCTGAAGCCGCTCATATCTGCTTCATGTTTGCACGCCACAACACCATCTTTGGCGGATTCGACGATCCAAACTCTCACTTCGTGCTGGTTGGATCCGACCACAAAAGGCAGGCTGAGCAGTTTGCCAAAGAGATTGAGCCTCTCTTGCTGAGCGAAGTATACGAGTATGGCCAAAGCCTTGCCGGGAACTCGAACGTGGTTATTTCGAATCCTCACTTGGCCGCATACAAGCTGCAGCATGCATATGCCCTGGCGGAATACGGGTTCAGAGATAAAGCTTTGCAGTACTGCGAGGTCATTGCTGCGTCGATCACTGCACAGACCAAACGCTCGCcgtatcatcatcacatcctGGAAAATGCAGTCGAGGATCTTATGAAGAGGCTGAAGTCAGCCCCCAAGGAGGAGTCCAACTCCTGGATCCCCAAGCCAAGCATGAACAAGGTCTCGGACTCGATGTGGAACCGCTTCAACAagtttgttgctggtgacGACAATGATGAGTCTGGTCAGGGCGCTGCTGGTGATGCAGCTGAATCCGGGCCGTTTGGCCGAATTGCTGGAGGTACCCCGACTATTAGCCGGCCTCCATCTGCGAACAACCTGGAGACGTTTGGCGCTGCCATTCCCAGCTACGGCATGCCGGTCGCCTCTGTTTCCAACGGGCCTGTGGTGTCCTCGGCGCCGCCAACCAGAGCTGCCTCTCGCTATGCGCCAGGAGGCCCGGCTCAGCCTGCGGCCGGTGCTGGCAATCCGTACGCTCCACGCACTTCCATGGAACGCAGCTCGGGCGAGTATAACCGGAGTTCCGTTGAGCTGCCCAGGAGGTCTCTGGACATGCAGTCCGGATACAGCCCGGTAAGGACCTCGTCCCCAGCTCAACAGTATACGCCATATGGCGGTGGATACAACCCTGCTGGGGAGTCGCCGCGCAGCCCACCGGTGCAGCAACAGCCTGCTCAGTTCGCTGCAGCCACACCAGGCTACCAGCCATATGGATATCCCGGTGCGCCGATCAATGGTGGGAATGCTGCCAGTGATCTGCCCACTCCCACTTCTGAGAAGCAAGGCTTTGAAACCAAGACTGAGGCCGCTGGGACCTCTGGCCATCAGGCCCCCTCGTACGGATATGAGCCGCCATCATTCACTCCCTACGAGGCActaaaggaggaggagaagcctgCATCGGAGGAGACTACTGGCGACGGCGGATATGAGCCTCCTTCGTATCAACCATACAGCTACGAACCCCCCTCATACCAGCCTGACCTGCCCTCTAACGAGGACGAAAAGTCTGGTGAtgagaagcccaagcccaagaagaagagtttcatggatgatgacgatgatgactaCCCTCCCAtgaagccatcatcatcgacaccagcggagaagagcaaggaagagaaagacaGGGAAAATGCAGAGATGTTCCGCAAGGCagctgaagaagatg CCAAACGCGCCGAAGCAGCCAAAGCGCAAAAGAAAGGATGGGGCTTCGGCTCCTGGTTCGGCGGCAGGAAATCCGACGCCATgccccagcagcaagaagcCGCCGGCACACCCAACAAGCCCATCCGTGCCAAGCTTGGCGAGGCCAATTCTTTCTATTACGACCCTGAGCTCAAGCGGTGGGTGAATAAGAACAGTTCTGGGGAGGACACAGTCAAGAAGGCgacgcctcctcctccaaaggCGGGACCGCCGGGCGGTGGTGCTAGGTCTGCGACGGCTAGTccgtcttttcctcctccgggGGCGGCTGATCCGGGGAGGGCCAGTGCGCCTCCTCCGAGGGTTGCGTCTGTTGGGAACCTGACGCCGCCGGGGTCGGGATCTGAGATTGGTTTGAGTGCGCCGCCTGCTGGGCCGGTGGGCATGTTGAGGAGTGCGAGCAGTACTAGCACTGCTAGTGCGCcgcctggtggtggggcgAGACCGCCTATGGGGGGTGCGGGACCGGCGAAGAGCTTGAGCAATAGCAGTAGTATCGATGATTTGTTGGGTGCGGcggggccgaggaggccgggGCAGGGGAAGAAGCCTAGGAAGAGCGCTAGGTATGTGGATGTTATGACGAAGGATTGA
- the hus1 gene encoding Checkpoint protein hus1 (COG:O; EggNog:ENOG503NXPT), whose product MPDLPPESLPLLRTPGAPYAMRWYGLKAEEGDYKTKNCTRRSGLEELWVLRSGEGPGRVHGEEEPSMEAFSIYCRRTEPSPEKRESSAGTTVSPLCAGAMGPAGPGQSEGFGMGEVVESTSSTGELAAALNSLEKIAWIRLDDDTVRFTVIPEVGSQVWASLSADLIFDNYQLQSNEPANTINLELPLAPLQRALRSAINSHNANLRLTKKDGAPMLSMVIHTMTKDSGGPNPAAPHSRPADDDDDNDPFNNPSPFPTEPLELQMKREREKIITQDIPVRVLHPDTVETIMQPKVREPDVHIQLPPLLQLKAISDRFTKLALTTASPSSSSHNNIVTKDPKLELSANMHGSLRLRLRTETLDITSVWDGLENPELDPSQLAMPLEEHPSTVFREAGRDKWATVRVDGKDWSRVLSVGRLEGRVIACFSDEHALILYVYVPHSSGGVGGGVGGMEDVVTYYVSSFSS is encoded by the exons ATGCCCGATTTGCCGCCAGAAAGCCTACCACTCCTGCGGACACCCGGTGCTCCCTATGCCATGCGTTGGTACGGTCTCAAGGCTGAAGAAGGCGActacaaaacaaaaaactgCACTCGGCGATCTGGGTTGGAAGAGTTGTGGGTATTGCGATCAGGCGAGGGTCCAGGCAGGGTacatggtgaagaggagCCGTCTATGGAGGCCTTTTCGATATATTGCCGACGCACTGAACCCTCGCCGGAGAAGAGAGAATCGTCGGCAGGCACCACAGTATCCCCCTTATGTGCCGGGGCTATGGGGCCAGCCGGACCTGGCCAGAGCGAGGGATTCGggatgggagaggtggtggaaagcaCAAGCTCCACAGGAG AGCTCGCCGCAGCGTTGAACTCCCTCGAGAAGATCGCCTGGATCCGTCTCGACGATGACACGGTCCGCTTCACCGTGATCCCAGAGGTGGGATCACAGGTCTGGGC CTCCCTCTCAGCAGACCTAATCTTCGACAACTACCAACTCCAATCCAACGAACcagccaacaccatcaacctcgagctccccctcgcccccctccaACGAGCCCTCCGCTCCGCCATCAACTCCCACAACGCCAACCTCCGCCTCACAAAAAAGGACGGCGCCCCGATGTTATCGATGGTAATCCACACAATGACCAAAGACTCCGGGGGTCCCAACCCAGCAGCCCCTCATTCCAGAcccgccgacgacgacgacgacaacgaccccttcaacaacccctcccccttccccaccgaACCCCTAGAACTCCAAATGAAACGAGAACGCGAAAAGATCATCACCCAGGACATTCCCGTCCGCGTCCTGCACCCAGACACGGTAGAAACAATCATGCAGCCCAAAGTCCGCGAGCCAGACGTCCACATCcaacttccccccctcctccagctcaaaGCAATCTCCGATCGGTTCACCAAGCTTGCTTTGACTACcgcttctccctcctcctcttcccacaaCAACATCGTGACCAAGGACCCAAAGTTGGAGTTATCAGCTAACATGCACGGCTCGTTGCGGCTACGGCTGAGAACTGAGACGCTGGATATAACCTCTGTCTGGGACGGGCTGGAGAACCCTGAGCTGGATCCTAGTCAATTGGCGATGCCGCTCGAGGAGCACCCGAGTACGGTGTTTAGAGAGGCGGGGAGGGATAAGTGGGCTACTGTTAGGGTCGACGGGAAGGACTGGAGCAGGGTGTTGAGTGTGGGAcggctggaggggagggttaTCGCTTGTTTTAGCGACGAGCACGCTTTGATACTGTATGTCTATGTGCCGCATTCTAgcggtggggtggggggtggggtgggggggatggaggatgTTGTTACT TATTACGTCTCGTCTTTTAGTTCGTAA
- a CDS encoding uncharacterized protein (COG:S; EggNog:ENOG503NX6G), translating to MDSAPAQSTALVRKRTDTELMPPPPRAKRIKRPKRVLDEDTYTDALSHIIARDFFPGLLESETQQEYLDALDSKDDEWIASAGRRLQQVVMTPGRRRNLATPLRQPLQTTTGQTPLNFVGDTPASIASSSVTAATNQATNVDTNMSLAAFQSKYTSEDNESFYKLLDRQNQKHVEKYAWLWTGNKLPSKQQLKQKEVQAKLLAQRGATGLTDDGFKKDRLAIMDQDAFDRPAAPDQWKFKPQNELMFTPAGIEGVETVSERRERESRMDQKRVVYENTRVPGPNLKITTEGEEDRSRAGSPTLSEIRNAIAGKRRACDTETKASSVAGGETPRVNGYAFVDDEEPEPEPVRRSKSSKAPVINLGPGDATPNPFKIQEQRGREALHHRMVERISQSKRTSARLGVTGKVERTPAPKFPSSPKVGAPGLTPAAQRLWGKIGGSGRGNESPFSGSVKATPRAATPKLKGSGLKSMGK from the coding sequence ATGGATTCCGCTCCAGCCCAGTCCACCGCGCTCGTTCGCAAGCGGACAGATACAGAGCTgatgccaccacctcctcgagCAAAACGCATCAAACGACCAAAGCGAGTCCTGGACGAGGATACCTACACCGATGCCTTGTCCCACATCATCGCCCGCGACTTCTTCCCCGGCCTGCTTGAGAGCGAAACCCAGCAAGAATATCTCGATGCCCTGGATTCCAAAGATGACGAGTGGATTGCGAGTGCTGGCCGCCGGCTCCAGCAAGTAGTTATGACACCTGGCCGACGACGAAACCTCGCGACTCCTTTGCGGCAGCCCTTGCAGACAACAACGGGTCAGACACCTCTGAATTTCGTGGGTGACACGCCTGCCTCGATCGCATCATCTTCGGTAACAGCCGCGACTAACCAGGCAACAAATGTGGACACCAACATGTCTCTTGCAGCCTTCCAGTCGAAATACACCTCGGAAGACAACGAGTCCTTTTACAAGCTGCTCGACAGGCAAAATCAAAAACACGTCGAGAAATACGCCTGGCTGTGGACTGGAAACAAGCTACCTTCAAAACAACAGCTTAAACAAAAAGAGGTGCAGGCCAAGTTGCTCGCTCAACGGGGCGCGACGGGTCTAACAGACGATGGCTTCAAAAAGGACCGACTCGCCATAATGGATCAGGATGCTTTTGACcgcccagcagcaccagaCCAATGGAAGTTCAAGCCACAAAACGAGCTCATGTTCACGCCTGCTGGCATCGAAGGGGTGGAGACGGTGTcggaaagaagagaaagggaaTCAAGAATGGATCAGAAGAGGGTCGTCTACGAGAACACAAGAGTGCCGGGCCCAAATCTGAAAATCACCActgaaggtgaagaagataGGTCTCGGGCTGGATCACCTACTCTATCCGAAATCCGAAACGCCATCGCCGGCAAGAGAAGAGCGTGTGACACGGAAACTAAAGCTAGCAGTGTCGCGGGAGGTGAAACGCCAAGGGTGAACGGCTATGCTTTtgttgacgatgaagagCCGGAGCCAGAACCGGTCAGGAGGTCAAAATCATCAAAGGCACCGGTCATCAATCTTGGTCCGGGGGATGCAACGCCTAATCCGTTCAAAATCCAGGAACAGCGGGGACGAGAGGCGCTGCATCATCGGATGGTGGAGAGAATATCGCAATCCAAGAGAACGAGCGCGAGACTGGGGGTGACCgggaaggtggagaggacgCCGGCGCCCAAGTTTCCTAGTAGTCCTAAGGTTGGGGCTCCGGGGCTTACACCTGCTGCGCAGAGGCTGTGGGGGAAAATTGGGGGTTCTGGGAGGGGGAACGAGTCGCCTTTTAGCGGGTCGGTGAAGGCGACTCCGAGGGCGGCGACGCCCAAGCTGAAGGGATCGGGGCTGAAGAGTATGGGGAAATAG
- a CDS encoding uncharacterized protein (COG:S; BUSCO:EOG09262Z14; EggNog:ENOG503NWR2): protein MRLADLLVDLAAVASASKSVAAKHVALRARQVERYGQTSSILRDALLGRQKAAQGQKEEPPNAERGDEEKATPPAAAESHQQPEPPKEKEVSGAIPKEAPPPPPPPEETTQPAPTPEKKRPAQEFKPAPWAEGSIALLKQGFVPPRRPPTSLPSIGKQKIDIPLLKVDETEEVDVSSLFHTSKGSKILEALKSKEDETKEAAGEYVQVAEAGKTENKVVEKEEEQPSKEVDSAAAVKDVISEPTKEVVAEPVKEVVSKPLEEAVSEPIKEVVSEPLEEVLSTPEKEATAETTPPFPPPPAQYELRESRVPSTRLGRLWNYGGLAAGMLAGAVTESVSRTFNGSSSSSSSSVMLSPSNMTRLVSKLSRMRGAALKLGQMMSFQDAKMLPPPIQEVLQRVQDRADYMPSYQRDRVLSQNLGENWRELFSEFDEKPIAAASIGQVHRAVLKQSGERVAVKIQFPGVAESINSDLDNIAVLLTATKLLPKGLYLDKTIENARLELGWECDYEREAGCAERYRQNLLSDEVFAVPRIYPEASGRHVLTMEWMSGTGVTRIAPNLTQEEKDWIGTQILRLCLREITEFKFMQTDPNWTNFLYNPQENKLELLDFGASREYPDSFIKLYVQLLEASSRNDKDAVKELSEELGYLTGHESKQMLEAHLTSVMTLAEPFMETAPEVYDFRDQTITERVKAQIGVMIHERLAPPPEETYSLHRKLSGAFLLCARLGSRVRCRELFQDALEKSGYKKD, encoded by the coding sequence ATGAGGTTAGCGGACCTCCTCGTCGACCTGGCCGCCGTGGCCAGTGCGTCGAAAAGCGTGGCGGCCAAGCATGTCGCGCTGAGGGCGAGGCAGGTGGAGAGGTATGGGCAGACGTCGAGTATATTGAGGGATGCTCTTCTCGGGAGGCAGAAGGCAGCGCAAGGTCAAAAAGAGGAACCACCAAAtgcggagaggggggatgaggaaaaagcaacaccaccagcagcagccgaatctcaccagcagccagagccgccaaaagaaaaggaggtgTCGGGTGCCATTCCCAAGGAagcaccgccgccgccgccgcctccggaAGAGACAACACAACCCGCTCCTACCCCAGAAAAGAAACGCCCAGCCCAAGAATTCAAACCAGCCCCCTGGGCAGAAGGTTCCATCGCCCTTTTGAAGCAGGGGTTTGTCCCGCCGAGAAGACCACCAACTTCCCTCCCTAGCATTGGAAAACAAAAGATCGACATCCCTCTTCTGAAAGTTGACGAGACAGAAGAGGTAGATGTCAGTTCTCTGTTTCACACGTCTAAGGGGTCCAAAATCCTGGAGGCCTTGAAGTCGAAGGAGGACGAAACCAAAGAAGCGGCAGGGGAGTACGTCCAGGTTGCTGAGGCTGGCAAAACCGAAAACAAGGTGGttgaaaaagaagaagagcagcCATCAAAGGAGGTTgactcggcggcggcggtgaaaGACGTGATATCCGAACCGACCAAAGAAGTCGTGGCAGAGCCAGTAAAGGAAGTCGTCTCCAAGCCTTTGGAGGAGGCCGTTTCGGAACCTATCAAAGAAGTCGTCTCCGAGCCTCTGGAAGAGGTCCTCTCAACCCCCGAAAAAGAAGCCACAGCAGAAaccacaccccccttcccaccaccacccgcacAATACGAACTCCGCGAGTCCCGAgtcccctccacccgcctcggccgcctcTGGAACTACGGCGGCCTAGCAGCAGGCATGCTTGCCGGCGCAGTCACCGAGTCCGTCTCCCGCACCTTCAacggctcctcctcctcctcttcttcttccgtAATGctctccccatcaaacaTGACCCGCCTAGTCAGCAAACTCTCCCGCATGCGCGGTGCAGCCCTCAAGCTAGGCCAGATGATGTCCTTCCAGGACGCAAAAATGCTACCCCCCCCTATCCAAGAGGTCTTGCAGCGTGTCCAAGACAGAGCAGATTACATGCCCTCCTACCAGCGCGACCGCGTCCTCAGTCAGAACTTGGGAGAGAACTGGAGGGAGCTATTCAGTGAATTTGACGAGAAACCTATTGCAGCCGCCTCGATAGGGCAGGTTCACCGCGCGGTGTTGAAACAGtctggggagagggttgcAGTCAAGATTCAGTTCCCGGGTGTGGCGGAGAGTATCAATTCTGACTTGGACAACATTGCCGTGTTACTGACCGCGACAAAGCTGCTCCCGAAGGGGTTGTACTTGGATAAGACGATCGAGAATGCGAGGTTGGAGCTGGGGTGGGAGTGTGATTATGAGCGGGAGGCGGGGTGCGCGGAGAGATACAGGCAGAACCTGCTGTCTGATGAGGTGTTTGCCGTGCCGCGGATCTATCCCGAGGCGAGCGGGAGGCATGTGCTGACGATGGAGTGGATGTCTGGCACCGGAGTGACGCGCATCGCACCAAATCTGAcgcaagaagaaaaagattGGATCGGGACGCAGATCTTGAGGTTGTGTCTCAGGGAAATCACAGAGTTCAAATTCATGCAGACGGACCCGAACTGGACGAATTTCTTGTACAACCCCCAGGAAAACAAGCTGGAGCTGTTGGACTTCGGGGCGTCGAGAGAGTACCCTGACTCTTTTATCAAGCTGTATGTCCAGCTTTTGGAGGCTTCGTCACGGAATGATAAAGATGCGGTGAAGGAATTGTCGGAGGAGTTGGGGTACTTGACTGGTCATGAAAGCAAGCAGATGCTCGAGGCGCACTTGACGAGCGTGATGACGCTCGCGGAACCGTTCATGGAGACGGCGCCGGAGGTGTACGATTTTAGGGATCAGACGATTACGGAAAGAGTGAAAGCGCAGATTGGGGTCATGATACATGAGCGGTTGGCGCCGCCGCCCGAGGAGACGTATTCGTTGCATCGGAAGCTGTCGGGCGCGTTTTTGCTGTGTGCGAGGCTGGGTAGCAGGGTGAGGTGTAGGGAGTTGTTCCAGGACGCTCTGGAAAAGTCGGGGTATAAGAAGGACTGA